A genomic region of Arachis stenosperma cultivar V10309 chromosome 9, arast.V10309.gnm1.PFL2, whole genome shotgun sequence contains the following coding sequences:
- the LOC130951606 gene encoding chromatin assembly factor 1 subunit FAS1-like isoform X5, translated as MVSKGDVADVGENKKQKKRKNNEGETERQRRRREKEESKVKEKLSLQKQADIMHKFLNRTKTSDRNDQHLNTKIETPFDSATLSMDATLHSGPEFSSEDIRKAQISRWHDLSKSVRSKRSQRWGIRLKPKFELYKELKLRATVRVAHYGDLILEEHAERSLLDVKMNQHGKQLFQFDHSPRPAFYGIWDKKSQVVGPRHPFRKDSSLDYDVDSDEEWKEVDPGESLSGYDQDEEECSTSDYEICGGYFVPDGYLSEDEGAHVDKMETNVDIDGGENLPKGKDDVERNEFCALLQQQKNLNNLIKIALGKNKPLIITNFVHEMRSVQDNGTIKSEQIWLQYLSSHVISAIDISVNHFQDEDQKHSSGGSVAPVCDDDAIPESNLPLI; from the exons ATGGTTTCGAAGGGTGACGTGGCGGACGTCGGCGAAAacaagaagcagaagaagagaaagaacaaTGAAGGAGAAACCGAAAGGCAACGACGTCGTCGAGAGAAAGAAGAATCTAAAGTGAAGGAAAAACTTTCTTTGCAAAAGCAAGCCGATATCATGCACAAGTTTCTCAATAGAACCAAAACTAGCGATCGAAATGACCAACACCTCAATACAAAGATCGAAACTCCGTTTGATTCAGCTACACTATCGATGGATGCTACCCTTCATTCTGGTCCTGAATTTTCCAGTGAGGACATTCGCAA GGCACAGATTTCGAGGTGGCATGATTTGAGTAAATCGGTTCGATCAAAGAGGAGTCAAAGGTGGGGTATACGATTGAAACCTAAGTTTGAACTTTATAAGGAGCTTAAGCTTCGAGCTACTGTAAGAGTGGCTCATTATGGTGACTTGATATTGGAGGAGCATGCAGAACGTTCTCTTCTTGATGTGAAGATGAACCAGCATGGGAAACAGTTATTTCAGTTTGATCATAGTCCAAGACCTGCCTTTTATGGTATTTGGGACAAGAAAAG TCAAGTTGTTGGACCACGCCATCCTTTTAGGAAGGATTCCAGCTTGGATTATGATGTCGACAGCGACGAGGAATGGAAAGAG GTGGATCCTGGTGAAAGCCTGTCAGGTTATGAccaagatgaagaggaatgttCAACATCTGATTATGAAATTTGTGGTGGGTATTTTGTTCCTGATGGATATCTCTCAGAAGATGAG GGTGCACATGTGGATAAAATGGAAACAAATGTTGACATTGATGGAGGTGAGAACTTACCAAAAGGCAAGGATGATGTAGAGAGGAATGAGTTCTGTGCTTTGCTTCAACAACAGAAGAAtctaaataatttgataaagaTTGCTCTTGGAAAAAATAAGCCATTGATTATAACAAATTTTGTGCATGAGATGAGATCGGTTCAAGATAATGGTACTATTAAGTCAGAGCAGATTTGGTTGCAATACTTGAGTTCTCATGTAATTTCTGCCATAGATATATCTGTGAATCATTTTCAAGATGAGGACCAAAAACACTCCAGCGGAGGCAGTGTCGCTCCAGTATGTGATGATGATGCTATTCCGGAATCGAATCTTCCTCTCATT TGA
- the LOC130951606 gene encoding chromatin assembly factor 1 subunit FAS1-like isoform X1: MVSKGDVADVGENKKQKKRKNNEGETERQRRRREKEESKVKEKLSLQKQADIMHKFLNRTKTSDRNDQHLNTKIETPFDSATLSMDATLHSGPEFSSEDIRKAQISRWHDLSKSVRSKRSQRWGIRLKPKFELYKELKLRATVRVAHYGDLILEEHAERSLLDVKMNQHGKQLFQFDHSPRPAFYGIWDKKSQVVGPRHPFRKDSSLDYDVDSDEEWKEVDPGESLSGYDQDEEECSTSDYEICGGYFVPDGYLSEDEGAHVDKMETNVDIDGGENLPKGKDDVERNEFCALLQQQKNLNNLIKIALGKNKPLIITNFVHEMRSVQDNGTIKSEQIWLQYLSSHVISAIDISVNHFQDEDQKHSSGGSVAPVCDDDAIPESNLPLIVAAIQTYPRSLSKVLKSLKRRFPSASKDLLKDKVHEISNYVDNCLQVKKEVLVKLGLDQGCSKSESRSRTVHSSRSCFPPTSDILKPGEILILSSQ; this comes from the exons ATGGTTTCGAAGGGTGACGTGGCGGACGTCGGCGAAAacaagaagcagaagaagagaaagaacaaTGAAGGAGAAACCGAAAGGCAACGACGTCGTCGAGAGAAAGAAGAATCTAAAGTGAAGGAAAAACTTTCTTTGCAAAAGCAAGCCGATATCATGCACAAGTTTCTCAATAGAACCAAAACTAGCGATCGAAATGACCAACACCTCAATACAAAGATCGAAACTCCGTTTGATTCAGCTACACTATCGATGGATGCTACCCTTCATTCTGGTCCTGAATTTTCCAGTGAGGACATTCGCAA GGCACAGATTTCGAGGTGGCATGATTTGAGTAAATCGGTTCGATCAAAGAGGAGTCAAAGGTGGGGTATACGATTGAAACCTAAGTTTGAACTTTATAAGGAGCTTAAGCTTCGAGCTACTGTAAGAGTGGCTCATTATGGTGACTTGATATTGGAGGAGCATGCAGAACGTTCTCTTCTTGATGTGAAGATGAACCAGCATGGGAAACAGTTATTTCAGTTTGATCATAGTCCAAGACCTGCCTTTTATGGTATTTGGGACAAGAAAAG TCAAGTTGTTGGACCACGCCATCCTTTTAGGAAGGATTCCAGCTTGGATTATGATGTCGACAGCGACGAGGAATGGAAAGAG GTGGATCCTGGTGAAAGCCTGTCAGGTTATGAccaagatgaagaggaatgttCAACATCTGATTATGAAATTTGTGGTGGGTATTTTGTTCCTGATGGATATCTCTCAGAAGATGAG GGTGCACATGTGGATAAAATGGAAACAAATGTTGACATTGATGGAGGTGAGAACTTACCAAAAGGCAAGGATGATGTAGAGAGGAATGAGTTCTGTGCTTTGCTTCAACAACAGAAGAAtctaaataatttgataaagaTTGCTCTTGGAAAAAATAAGCCATTGATTATAACAAATTTTGTGCATGAGATGAGATCGGTTCAAGATAATGGTACTATTAAGTCAGAGCAGATTTGGTTGCAATACTTGAGTTCTCATGTAATTTCTGCCATAGATATATCTGTGAATCATTTTCAAGATGAGGACCAAAAACACTCCAGCGGAGGCAGTGTCGCTCCAGTATGTGATGATGATGCTATTCCGGAATCGAATCTTCCTCTCATT GTGGCTGCCATTCAGACTTATCCTAGGAGCTTAAGTAAAGTGTTGAAGTCTTTGAAACGAAGATTTCCTTCTGCCTCAAAAGATTTACTGAAGGATAAAGTGCATGAGATATCAAACTATGTTGATAACTGTTTGCAG GTGAAGAAAGAAGTTCTAGTTAAGCTTGGTCTAG ATCAGGGTTGTTCAAAATCGGAATCAAGGAGCAGGACTGTGCATTCTTCAAGAAGTTGTTTTCCACCTACTAGTGACATCCTGAAACCTGGTGAAATTCTAATCCTGTCATCCCAATAA
- the LOC130951606 gene encoding chromatin assembly factor 1 subunit FAS1-like isoform X4 — protein MVSKGDVADVGENKKQKKRKNNEGETERQRRRREKEESKVKEKLSLQKQADIMHKFLNRTKTSDRNDQHLNTKIETPFDSATLSMDATLHSGPEFSSEDIRKAQISRWHDLSKSVRSKRSQRWGIRLKPKFELYKELKLRATVRVAHYGDLILEEHAERSLLDVKMNQHGKQLFQFDHSPRPAFYGIWDKKSQVVGPRHPFRKDSSLDYDVDSDEEWKEVDPGESLSGYDQDEEECSTSDYEICGGYFVPDGYLSEDEGAHVDKMETNVDIDGGENLPKGKDDVERNEFCALLQQQKNLNNLIKIALGKNKPLIITNFVHEMRSVQDNGTIKSEQIWLQYLSSHVISAIDISVNHFQDEDQKHSSGGSVAPVCDDDAIPESNLPLIVKKEVLVKLGLDQGCSKSESRSRTVHSSRSCFPPTSDILKPGEILILSSQ, from the exons ATGGTTTCGAAGGGTGACGTGGCGGACGTCGGCGAAAacaagaagcagaagaagagaaagaacaaTGAAGGAGAAACCGAAAGGCAACGACGTCGTCGAGAGAAAGAAGAATCTAAAGTGAAGGAAAAACTTTCTTTGCAAAAGCAAGCCGATATCATGCACAAGTTTCTCAATAGAACCAAAACTAGCGATCGAAATGACCAACACCTCAATACAAAGATCGAAACTCCGTTTGATTCAGCTACACTATCGATGGATGCTACCCTTCATTCTGGTCCTGAATTTTCCAGTGAGGACATTCGCAA GGCACAGATTTCGAGGTGGCATGATTTGAGTAAATCGGTTCGATCAAAGAGGAGTCAAAGGTGGGGTATACGATTGAAACCTAAGTTTGAACTTTATAAGGAGCTTAAGCTTCGAGCTACTGTAAGAGTGGCTCATTATGGTGACTTGATATTGGAGGAGCATGCAGAACGTTCTCTTCTTGATGTGAAGATGAACCAGCATGGGAAACAGTTATTTCAGTTTGATCATAGTCCAAGACCTGCCTTTTATGGTATTTGGGACAAGAAAAG TCAAGTTGTTGGACCACGCCATCCTTTTAGGAAGGATTCCAGCTTGGATTATGATGTCGACAGCGACGAGGAATGGAAAGAG GTGGATCCTGGTGAAAGCCTGTCAGGTTATGAccaagatgaagaggaatgttCAACATCTGATTATGAAATTTGTGGTGGGTATTTTGTTCCTGATGGATATCTCTCAGAAGATGAG GGTGCACATGTGGATAAAATGGAAACAAATGTTGACATTGATGGAGGTGAGAACTTACCAAAAGGCAAGGATGATGTAGAGAGGAATGAGTTCTGTGCTTTGCTTCAACAACAGAAGAAtctaaataatttgataaagaTTGCTCTTGGAAAAAATAAGCCATTGATTATAACAAATTTTGTGCATGAGATGAGATCGGTTCAAGATAATGGTACTATTAAGTCAGAGCAGATTTGGTTGCAATACTTGAGTTCTCATGTAATTTCTGCCATAGATATATCTGTGAATCATTTTCAAGATGAGGACCAAAAACACTCCAGCGGAGGCAGTGTCGCTCCAGTATGTGATGATGATGCTATTCCGGAATCGAATCTTCCTCTCATT GTGAAGAAAGAAGTTCTAGTTAAGCTTGGTCTAG ATCAGGGTTGTTCAAAATCGGAATCAAGGAGCAGGACTGTGCATTCTTCAAGAAGTTGTTTTCCACCTACTAGTGACATCCTGAAACCTGGTGAAATTCTAATCCTGTCATCCCAATAA
- the LOC130951606 gene encoding chromatin assembly factor 1 subunit FAS1-like isoform X2, whose protein sequence is MVSKGDVADVGENKKQKKRKNNEGETERQRRRREKEESKVKEKLSLQKQADIMHKFLNRTKTSDRNDQHLNTKIETPFDSATLSMDATLHSGPEFSSEDIRKAQISRWHDLSKSVRSKRSQRWGIRLKPKFELYKELKLRATVRVAHYGDLILEEHAERSLLDVKMNQHGKQLFQFDHSPRPAFYGIWDKKSQVVGPRHPFRKDSSLDYDVDSDEEWKEVDPGESLSGYDQDEEECSTSDYEICGGYFVPDGYLSEDEGAHVDKMETNVDIDGGENLPKGKDDVERNEFCALLQQQKNLNNLIKIALGKNKPLIITNFVHEMRSVQDNGTIKSEQIWLQYLSSHVISAIDISVNHFQDEDQKHSSGGSVAPVCDDDAIPESNLPLIVAAIQTYPRSLSKVLKSLKRRFPSASKDLLKDKVHEISNYVDNCLQVKKEVLVKLGLDQGCSKSESRSRTVHSSRSCFPPTSDILKPGDNKKNHT, encoded by the exons ATGGTTTCGAAGGGTGACGTGGCGGACGTCGGCGAAAacaagaagcagaagaagagaaagaacaaTGAAGGAGAAACCGAAAGGCAACGACGTCGTCGAGAGAAAGAAGAATCTAAAGTGAAGGAAAAACTTTCTTTGCAAAAGCAAGCCGATATCATGCACAAGTTTCTCAATAGAACCAAAACTAGCGATCGAAATGACCAACACCTCAATACAAAGATCGAAACTCCGTTTGATTCAGCTACACTATCGATGGATGCTACCCTTCATTCTGGTCCTGAATTTTCCAGTGAGGACATTCGCAA GGCACAGATTTCGAGGTGGCATGATTTGAGTAAATCGGTTCGATCAAAGAGGAGTCAAAGGTGGGGTATACGATTGAAACCTAAGTTTGAACTTTATAAGGAGCTTAAGCTTCGAGCTACTGTAAGAGTGGCTCATTATGGTGACTTGATATTGGAGGAGCATGCAGAACGTTCTCTTCTTGATGTGAAGATGAACCAGCATGGGAAACAGTTATTTCAGTTTGATCATAGTCCAAGACCTGCCTTTTATGGTATTTGGGACAAGAAAAG TCAAGTTGTTGGACCACGCCATCCTTTTAGGAAGGATTCCAGCTTGGATTATGATGTCGACAGCGACGAGGAATGGAAAGAG GTGGATCCTGGTGAAAGCCTGTCAGGTTATGAccaagatgaagaggaatgttCAACATCTGATTATGAAATTTGTGGTGGGTATTTTGTTCCTGATGGATATCTCTCAGAAGATGAG GGTGCACATGTGGATAAAATGGAAACAAATGTTGACATTGATGGAGGTGAGAACTTACCAAAAGGCAAGGATGATGTAGAGAGGAATGAGTTCTGTGCTTTGCTTCAACAACAGAAGAAtctaaataatttgataaagaTTGCTCTTGGAAAAAATAAGCCATTGATTATAACAAATTTTGTGCATGAGATGAGATCGGTTCAAGATAATGGTACTATTAAGTCAGAGCAGATTTGGTTGCAATACTTGAGTTCTCATGTAATTTCTGCCATAGATATATCTGTGAATCATTTTCAAGATGAGGACCAAAAACACTCCAGCGGAGGCAGTGTCGCTCCAGTATGTGATGATGATGCTATTCCGGAATCGAATCTTCCTCTCATT GTGGCTGCCATTCAGACTTATCCTAGGAGCTTAAGTAAAGTGTTGAAGTCTTTGAAACGAAGATTTCCTTCTGCCTCAAAAGATTTACTGAAGGATAAAGTGCATGAGATATCAAACTATGTTGATAACTGTTTGCAG GTGAAGAAAGAAGTTCTAGTTAAGCTTGGTCTAG ATCAGGGTTGTTCAAAATCGGAATCAAGGAGCAGGACTGTGCATTCTTCAAGAAGTTGTTTTCCACCTACTAGTGACATCCTGAAACCTG GtgataataagaaaaatcataCCTAG
- the LOC130951606 gene encoding chromatin assembly factor 1 subunit FAS1-like isoform X3: protein MVSKGDVADVGENKKQKKRKNNEGETERQRRRREKEESKVKEKLSLQKQADIMHKFLNRTKTSDRNDQHLNTKIETPFDSATLSMDATLHSGPEFSSEDIRKAQISRWHDLSKSVRSKRSQRWGIRLKPKFELYKELKLRATVRVAHYGDLILEEHAERSLLDVKMNQHGKQLFQFDHSPRPAFYGIWDKKSQVVGPRHPFRKDSSLDYDVDSDEEWKEVDPGESLSGYDQDEEECSTSDYEICGGYFVPDGYLSEDEGAHVDKMETNVDIDGGENLPKGKDDVERNEFCALLQQQKNLNNLIKIALGKNKPLIITNFVHEMRSVQDNGTIKSEQIWLQYLSSHVISAIDISVNHFQDEDQKHSSGGSVAPVCDDDAIPESNLPLIVAAIQTYPRSLSKVLKSLKRRFPSASKDLLKDKVHEISNYVDNCLQVCESGDSKFL, encoded by the exons ATGGTTTCGAAGGGTGACGTGGCGGACGTCGGCGAAAacaagaagcagaagaagagaaagaacaaTGAAGGAGAAACCGAAAGGCAACGACGTCGTCGAGAGAAAGAAGAATCTAAAGTGAAGGAAAAACTTTCTTTGCAAAAGCAAGCCGATATCATGCACAAGTTTCTCAATAGAACCAAAACTAGCGATCGAAATGACCAACACCTCAATACAAAGATCGAAACTCCGTTTGATTCAGCTACACTATCGATGGATGCTACCCTTCATTCTGGTCCTGAATTTTCCAGTGAGGACATTCGCAA GGCACAGATTTCGAGGTGGCATGATTTGAGTAAATCGGTTCGATCAAAGAGGAGTCAAAGGTGGGGTATACGATTGAAACCTAAGTTTGAACTTTATAAGGAGCTTAAGCTTCGAGCTACTGTAAGAGTGGCTCATTATGGTGACTTGATATTGGAGGAGCATGCAGAACGTTCTCTTCTTGATGTGAAGATGAACCAGCATGGGAAACAGTTATTTCAGTTTGATCATAGTCCAAGACCTGCCTTTTATGGTATTTGGGACAAGAAAAG TCAAGTTGTTGGACCACGCCATCCTTTTAGGAAGGATTCCAGCTTGGATTATGATGTCGACAGCGACGAGGAATGGAAAGAG GTGGATCCTGGTGAAAGCCTGTCAGGTTATGAccaagatgaagaggaatgttCAACATCTGATTATGAAATTTGTGGTGGGTATTTTGTTCCTGATGGATATCTCTCAGAAGATGAG GGTGCACATGTGGATAAAATGGAAACAAATGTTGACATTGATGGAGGTGAGAACTTACCAAAAGGCAAGGATGATGTAGAGAGGAATGAGTTCTGTGCTTTGCTTCAACAACAGAAGAAtctaaataatttgataaagaTTGCTCTTGGAAAAAATAAGCCATTGATTATAACAAATTTTGTGCATGAGATGAGATCGGTTCAAGATAATGGTACTATTAAGTCAGAGCAGATTTGGTTGCAATACTTGAGTTCTCATGTAATTTCTGCCATAGATATATCTGTGAATCATTTTCAAGATGAGGACCAAAAACACTCCAGCGGAGGCAGTGTCGCTCCAGTATGTGATGATGATGCTATTCCGGAATCGAATCTTCCTCTCATT GTGGCTGCCATTCAGACTTATCCTAGGAGCTTAAGTAAAGTGTTGAAGTCTTTGAAACGAAGATTTCCTTCTGCCTCAAAAGATTTACTGAAGGATAAAGTGCATGAGATATCAAACTATGTTGATAACTGTTTGCAGGTTTGTGAGAGTGGAGATTCCAAATTCTT GTGA